In Panthera leo isolate Ple1 chromosome E3, P.leo_Ple1_pat1.1, whole genome shotgun sequence, a genomic segment contains:
- the KCTD7 gene encoding BTB/POZ domain-containing protein KCTD7 isoform X1, with protein MVVVTGREPDSRRPDGAMSSSDAEDDFLEPATPTATQAGHALPLLPQEFPEVVPLNIGGAHFTTRLSTLRRYEDTMLAAMFSGRHFIPTDSEGRYFIDRDGTHFGDVLNFLRSGDLPPRERVRAVYKEAQYYAIGPLLEQLENMQPLKGEKVRQAFLGLMPYYKDHLERIVEIARLRAVQRKARFAKLKVCVFKEEMPITPYECPLLNSLRFERSESDGQLFEHHCEVDVSFGPWEAVADVYDLLHCLVTDLSAQGLTVDHQCIGVCDKHLINHYYCKRPIYEFKITWWSVPTQPRLCPLVLRGLQGKKIPQWHGHCVANSHVRWF; from the exons ATGGTGGTAGTCACGGGGCGGGAGCCAGACAGCCGTCGCCCGGACGGTGCCATGTCCAGCTCCGACGCCGAAGACGACTTTCTGGAGCCGGCCACCCCGACGGCCACGCAGGCGGGGCACGCGCTGCCCCTGCTGCCCCAGGAG TTTCCTGAGGTTGTTCCCCTTAACATTGGAGGGGCTCACTTCACCACACGCCTGTCTACCCTGCGGCGCTATGAAGACACGATGCTGGCGGCCATGTTCAGCGGGCGACATTTCATTCCCACAGACTCCGAGGGCCGGTACTTTATTGACCGGGATGGCACCCACTTTGG AGATGTGCTGAATTTCCTGCGCTCAGGGGACCTGCCACCCCGGGAGCGTGTACGGGCTGTGTACAAAGAGGCTCAGTACTATGCCATCGGGCCCCTCCTGGAGCAGCTAGAGAACATGCAGCCTCTGAAGGGGGAGAAAGTGCGCCAGGCGTTTCTGGGACTCATGCCTTACTACAAAG ACCACTTGGAGCGGATTGTGGAGATTGCCCGGCTGCGTGCAGTACAGCGGAAGGCCCGTTTTGCCAAGCTCAAGGTCTGTGTCTTCAAGGAGGAGATGCCCATCACCCCCTATGAGTGTCCGCTTCTCAACTCCCTGCGCTTCGAGCGGAGTGAGAGTGATGGGCAGCTCTTTGAGCACCACTGCGAAGTGGATGTATCTTTTGGGCCCTGGGAGGCTGTGGCTGATGTTTATGACCTACTGCACTGCCTGGTCACGGACCTCTCAGCCCAGGGCCTCACTGTGGACCATCAGTGCATCGGGGTGTGTGACAAGCACCTCATCAACCACTACTACTGCAAGCGCCCCATCTATGAGTTCAAGATCACATGGTG GAGTGTGCCCACCCAGCCTAGGCTTTGCCCTCTTGTGTTGAGAGGTCTTCAGGGGAAGAAGATACCACAGTGGCACGGTCACTGTGTGGCTAACAGCCATGTCAGGTGGTTCTGA
- the KCTD7 gene encoding BTB/POZ domain-containing protein KCTD7 isoform X2, whose translation MVVVTGREPDSRRPDGAMSSSDAEDDFLEPATPTATQAGHALPLLPQEFPEVVPLNIGGAHFTTRLSTLRRYEDTMLAAMFSGRHFIPTDSEGRYFIDRDGTHFGDVLNFLRSGDLPPRERVRAVYKEAQYYAIGPLLEQLENMQPLKGEKVRQAFLGLMPYYKDHLERIVEIARLRAVQRKARFAKLKVCVFKEEMPITPYECPLLNSLRFERSESDGQLFEHHCEVDVSFGPWEAVADVYDLLHCLVTDLSAQGLTVDHQCIGVCDKHLINHYYCKRPIYEFKITWW comes from the exons ATGGTGGTAGTCACGGGGCGGGAGCCAGACAGCCGTCGCCCGGACGGTGCCATGTCCAGCTCCGACGCCGAAGACGACTTTCTGGAGCCGGCCACCCCGACGGCCACGCAGGCGGGGCACGCGCTGCCCCTGCTGCCCCAGGAG TTTCCTGAGGTTGTTCCCCTTAACATTGGAGGGGCTCACTTCACCACACGCCTGTCTACCCTGCGGCGCTATGAAGACACGATGCTGGCGGCCATGTTCAGCGGGCGACATTTCATTCCCACAGACTCCGAGGGCCGGTACTTTATTGACCGGGATGGCACCCACTTTGG AGATGTGCTGAATTTCCTGCGCTCAGGGGACCTGCCACCCCGGGAGCGTGTACGGGCTGTGTACAAAGAGGCTCAGTACTATGCCATCGGGCCCCTCCTGGAGCAGCTAGAGAACATGCAGCCTCTGAAGGGGGAGAAAGTGCGCCAGGCGTTTCTGGGACTCATGCCTTACTACAAAG ACCACTTGGAGCGGATTGTGGAGATTGCCCGGCTGCGTGCAGTACAGCGGAAGGCCCGTTTTGCCAAGCTCAAGGTCTGTGTCTTCAAGGAGGAGATGCCCATCACCCCCTATGAGTGTCCGCTTCTCAACTCCCTGCGCTTCGAGCGGAGTGAGAGTGATGGGCAGCTCTTTGAGCACCACTGCGAAGTGGATGTATCTTTTGGGCCCTGGGAGGCTGTGGCTGATGTTTATGACCTACTGCACTGCCTGGTCACGGACCTCTCAGCCCAGGGCCTCACTGTGGACCATCAGTGCATCGGGGTGTGTGACAAGCACCTCATCAACCACTACTACTGCAAGCGCCCCATCTATGAGTTCAAGATCACATGGTG GTAG